A genome region from Solirubrobacter pauli includes the following:
- a CDS encoding family 20 glycosylhydrolase gives MLIPVPAVLEARPGDPVGLPADVECTRTDGAAESYRLEIGASGVAFSAADAAGEARGRATLRQLGTTSTPLLIEDAPKYPWRGLMLDVARHFFGVDDVLRLIDLAALYKLNVFHVHLTDDQGWRIEVPGWPKLTTIGAETQVGGGAGGFFTAADYQRIVDHAARHSITVIPEVDVPGHVNAALRAYPELWGKDAPEPFTTWSSPGHSLDVRSEVVHRFLADVIRALPGEYVHLGGDEVEGLSHDDYVQFMWDACSLVVEHGKRPIVWEEAGVAKLPPGTIVQHWSDAKPARAAAEQGLPLIMSPAPHTYLDQKYDETTELGLTWAGAVDVRDAYEWDPEAVIDGAQVLGVEAALWSETTETREHVDSMVFPRLLATAEVGWSGRRGWEDFRARLGAHGAFLEGLGVPFHRSTQIEWSKR, from the coding sequence GTGCTGATCCCGGTCCCGGCCGTGCTCGAGGCGCGGCCGGGCGATCCGGTCGGCCTGCCGGCCGACGTCGAGTGCACGCGCACGGACGGCGCGGCCGAGAGCTACCGGTTGGAGATCGGCGCGTCGGGCGTGGCCTTCAGCGCCGCCGACGCGGCCGGCGAGGCCCGCGGTCGCGCGACCCTGCGTCAACTGGGCACGACGTCCACGCCGCTGCTGATCGAGGACGCCCCGAAGTACCCCTGGCGCGGGCTGATGCTCGACGTCGCCCGCCACTTCTTCGGCGTCGACGACGTGCTGCGGCTGATCGACCTCGCCGCGCTGTACAAGCTCAACGTCTTCCACGTCCACCTGACCGACGACCAGGGCTGGCGGATCGAGGTCCCCGGCTGGCCGAAGCTGACGACGATCGGCGCGGAGACGCAGGTCGGCGGCGGCGCCGGCGGGTTCTTCACGGCCGCGGACTACCAGCGGATCGTCGACCACGCGGCGCGCCACTCGATCACGGTCATCCCGGAGGTCGACGTGCCCGGCCACGTCAACGCCGCGCTGCGCGCCTACCCGGAGCTGTGGGGCAAGGACGCGCCGGAGCCGTTCACCACCTGGAGCAGCCCCGGCCACTCGCTCGACGTCCGCTCGGAGGTCGTGCACCGCTTCCTCGCGGACGTGATCCGCGCCCTCCCGGGCGAGTACGTCCACCTCGGCGGCGACGAGGTCGAGGGCCTCTCGCACGATGACTACGTGCAGTTCATGTGGGACGCGTGCTCGCTCGTGGTCGAGCACGGCAAGCGGCCGATCGTCTGGGAGGAGGCCGGCGTGGCCAAGCTCCCGCCCGGCACGATTGTGCAGCACTGGTCCGACGCGAAGCCCGCGCGGGCCGCGGCCGAGCAGGGCCTGCCGCTGATCATGTCCCCCGCGCCGCACACGTACCTGGACCAGAAGTACGACGAGACGACCGAGCTCGGCCTCACGTGGGCGGGCGCGGTCGACGTGCGCGACGCGTACGAGTGGGACCCGGAGGCCGTGATCGACGGCGCGCAGGTGCTGGGCGTCGAGGCGGCGCTGTGGTCGGAGACGACCGAGACGCGCGAGCACGTCGACTCGATGGTCTTCCCGCGCCTGCTCGCGACGGCCGAGGTCGGCTGGTCGGGACGCCGGGGCTGGGAGGACTTCCGGGCGCGTCTTGGCGCCCACGGCGCGTTCCTCGAGGGCCTTGGCGTGCCGTTCCACCGCTCAACCCAGATCGAGTGGTCTAAGCGCTAG
- a CDS encoding putative manganese-dependent inorganic diphosphatase — MAALPVIYVTGHRNPDTDSIAAAVGYAELMGRVDPHNAYVPVRLGEVNTQTRWVLDRSKASEPDFLAHVMLRVRDVMRQDSPLVESTEPVREVGRLMARQDLDLVPIVGPDGTLSGVMTERALARRYIRESREPSELDAPTRVSAIVKVLQGETLSGSGDEEVSGQIWCMAMDIGALPSEIGPGDVAVVGNRDDAQRAAIELGVGLLVVSNGTRPDADTVALASQHGVPVVTSPLDSYVTARMITLSAPCRALMDPEPLTVRPDDLLSDVADEVKEVHYRAAVAVDAKRKPIGLVTRTDLVSPRPRRVLLVDHAEQAQSVEGVEQAEIVEILDHHHIGSIETTVPVRATFDPVGSTSTLVIERFRQNGMEPSRSSALLLLGAIMSDTVILNSPTTTERDWSAVEYLGRVLAIDPMQFGREMFEATSDLEGVEADAIVSRDLKEYEVGGGHTIGIAQVETVGQGLDGRKPELMEAMRRVRERNGYPIYALMVTDILAKDTDLYVSGDPGPLEQAFGQAAVENVIPLPGVMSRKKQVAPKVLAAL; from the coding sequence ATCGCCGCTCTACCCGTCATCTACGTCACCGGGCATCGCAACCCGGACACCGACTCGATCGCCGCCGCGGTCGGCTACGCCGAGCTCATGGGCCGCGTGGATCCGCACAACGCGTACGTCCCCGTCCGGCTGGGCGAGGTGAACACCCAGACGCGCTGGGTGCTGGACCGCTCGAAGGCCTCGGAGCCCGACTTCCTCGCGCACGTGATGCTGCGGGTGCGTGACGTGATGCGCCAGGACTCCCCGCTCGTGGAGTCGACCGAGCCGGTGCGGGAGGTCGGTCGCCTGATGGCGCGCCAGGACCTCGACCTCGTGCCGATCGTCGGGCCGGACGGCACGCTGTCGGGCGTGATGACCGAGCGGGCGCTCGCCCGCCGCTACATCCGCGAGTCGCGCGAGCCGTCGGAGCTGGACGCGCCCACGCGCGTGAGCGCGATCGTCAAGGTCCTGCAGGGCGAGACCCTCAGCGGCAGCGGCGACGAGGAGGTCTCGGGCCAGATCTGGTGCATGGCGATGGACATCGGCGCGCTCCCGTCGGAGATCGGTCCGGGCGACGTCGCCGTCGTCGGCAACCGCGACGACGCGCAGCGCGCGGCGATCGAGCTCGGCGTCGGCCTGCTCGTGGTGTCCAACGGCACGCGCCCCGACGCCGACACCGTCGCGCTCGCCTCCCAGCACGGCGTGCCCGTGGTCACCTCGCCCCTGGACTCCTACGTCACGGCGCGCATGATCACGCTGTCGGCCCCGTGCCGGGCGCTGATGGACCCCGAGCCGCTCACGGTCCGCCCGGACGACCTGCTGTCGGACGTCGCCGACGAGGTCAAGGAGGTCCACTACCGCGCCGCCGTGGCCGTGGACGCCAAGCGCAAGCCGATCGGGCTCGTGACGCGCACCGACCTCGTGTCGCCGCGTCCGCGCCGCGTGCTGCTCGTCGACCACGCCGAGCAGGCGCAGAGCGTCGAGGGCGTCGAGCAGGCCGAGATCGTCGAGATCCTCGACCACCACCACATCGGCTCGATCGAGACGACCGTGCCGGTCCGCGCGACGTTCGACCCCGTCGGCTCGACGTCCACGCTCGTGATCGAGCGCTTCCGCCAGAACGGCATGGAGCCGAGCCGCTCCTCCGCGCTGCTGCTGCTCGGCGCGATCATGTCGGACACGGTCATCCTCAACTCCCCGACGACGACCGAGCGCGACTGGAGCGCCGTCGAGTACCTCGGCCGCGTGCTCGCGATCGACCCGATGCAGTTCGGGCGCGAGATGTTCGAGGCCACGTCGGACCTCGAGGGCGTCGAGGCCGACGCGATCGTCTCGCGTGACCTCAAGGAGTACGAGGTCGGCGGCGGGCACACGATCGGGATCGCCCAGGTCGAGACCGTCGGCCAGGGCCTCGACGGCCGCAAGCCGGAGCTGATGGAGGCGATGCGGCGCGTCCGCGAGCGCAACGGCTACCCGATCTACGCGCTGATGGTCACGGACATCCTCGCCAAGGACACGGACCTGTACGTGAGCGGCGATCCGGGTCCGCTCGAGCAGGCCTTCGGCCAGGCGGCGGTGGAGAACGTGATCCCGCTGCCGGGCGTGATGAGCCGCAAGAAGCAGGTCGCGCCAAAGGTGCTTGCTGCGCTGTAG
- a CDS encoding PQQ-binding-like beta-propeller repeat protein, with protein MPRSSLLACLAMLLCAAPASAAPDSAPQSFPAVAGVVSDALLDGDTAYLAGSFAGVGRHSGPLTLVGGDGAVRRSFLDLTSDGPGEGIGYEDVQAQLEVRAIAPDGAGGFFVGGTFDSVVGVRRHGLAHLRADGSLDTTFQPGVSGSVYALQRAGEVLYVGGAFSGPKGNNVVALDTRTGAALDWGHGGRMNGQVTALSVAGDRVFVGGEFSTVAGATRYAAAALDRTTGQLLAWNPGLDGNASVSAIAARDGRVFVGGSLYSAQRTELHGTALFSADDAATLVPWRPGTGETAQLAVGARAVATLEYLDGELRAFDTASRAPLPWFGDVAEQASAIALDGETLYVATFRSGIVAFDLLTGARLPYAGAAAGTVLGAGGGQVATGRRGGGTVDVVPRTAFAAMDVRTGALLPFDPQIAGAVWQNGRYLEPHVNALARAGDALYLGGAFATVAGHAQQHLAAVDARTGAWRPGLPSVQGEVRALAVHGTTLYVGGDVFELGGRQVFGLGAIDLTTGHVLDWAPYDSCPVYSLAVVGSRLLVGRCELRAYDAATRAPIAASALPTGGVFAIEPDGAGGVWLGGTIAGGLQHLDANLAALPAPAVNGRVESLALDGSQLFLGGTFSTIAGEPRWKLGSIDVTTNQPTAFRPEPNVGPSFLLALGGDRLLASGTFSFMTQGATNHFARFGPTGEVPPTVTPGPGTPTDPGPATDPGGGSNPGGATGPGGASDPDGSSAPGGATAPSGSSDPGGASPSPGGSPAPGTRAPSGGSATPAPRVATRAPVTVTRLRDGRVRLRSDAARTVVVRVRDAKTRRVLARRTVKLAKGTRTVRVGKARTRVYVEATWHGGRAVAR; from the coding sequence ATGCCCCGTTCATCGCTGCTCGCCTGCCTCGCCATGCTGCTCTGCGCCGCTCCGGCGAGCGCCGCGCCCGACTCGGCGCCCCAGTCCTTCCCGGCCGTCGCGGGCGTCGTGTCCGACGCGCTTCTGGACGGCGATACCGCGTACCTCGCCGGCTCGTTCGCCGGCGTCGGCCGCCACTCCGGCCCGCTGACGCTGGTCGGCGGCGACGGTGCCGTGCGCCGCTCGTTCCTGGACCTCACGAGCGACGGCCCGGGTGAGGGCATCGGCTACGAGGACGTGCAGGCCCAGCTGGAGGTGCGCGCGATCGCCCCGGACGGCGCGGGCGGGTTCTTCGTCGGCGGAACCTTCGACTCCGTGGTCGGCGTGCGGCGGCACGGACTCGCGCACCTGCGGGCCGACGGCTCGCTCGACACGACGTTCCAGCCGGGGGTCAGTGGCTCGGTCTACGCGCTCCAGCGGGCGGGAGAGGTGCTCTACGTCGGCGGTGCGTTCAGCGGGCCGAAGGGCAACAACGTCGTCGCGCTGGATACGCGGACCGGGGCGGCGCTCGACTGGGGCCACGGTGGCCGGATGAACGGGCAGGTCACGGCGCTGTCGGTGGCCGGCGACCGCGTGTTCGTCGGCGGCGAGTTCAGCACCGTGGCGGGTGCGACGCGGTACGCCGCCGCCGCCCTGGATCGCACGACCGGACAGCTGCTGGCGTGGAACCCGGGACTCGACGGGAACGCGTCCGTGAGCGCGATCGCCGCGCGCGACGGCCGCGTGTTCGTGGGCGGCTCGCTGTACTCGGCGCAGCGGACGGAGCTCCACGGCACGGCCCTGTTCAGCGCGGACGACGCGGCGACGCTGGTGCCGTGGCGGCCGGGAACGGGCGAGACCGCGCAGCTCGCGGTCGGGGCGCGCGCCGTCGCGACGCTCGAGTACCTCGACGGCGAGCTGCGGGCGTTCGACACGGCGTCGAGGGCGCCGCTGCCATGGTTCGGGGACGTCGCCGAGCAGGCGAGCGCGATCGCCCTGGACGGGGAGACGCTCTACGTCGCGACGTTCCGGTCCGGGATCGTGGCCTTCGACCTGCTGACGGGGGCGCGGCTGCCGTACGCGGGCGCAGCGGCCGGCACCGTGCTGGGCGCAGGCGGCGGCCAGGTCGCGACGGGGCGCCGCGGCGGCGGGACCGTCGACGTGGTCCCGCGCACCGCGTTCGCAGCGATGGACGTGCGCACGGGCGCGCTGCTGCCGTTCGACCCGCAGATCGCGGGCGCGGTGTGGCAGAACGGGCGCTACCTCGAGCCACACGTGAACGCGCTGGCGCGGGCCGGCGACGCGCTCTACCTCGGAGGCGCGTTCGCGACGGTGGCCGGCCACGCGCAGCAGCACCTCGCGGCGGTCGATGCCCGGACCGGCGCCTGGCGCCCCGGCTTGCCATCAGTGCAGGGCGAGGTCCGCGCGCTCGCCGTGCACGGGACGACGCTGTACGTCGGCGGCGACGTGTTCGAGCTCGGCGGCCGCCAGGTGTTCGGGCTCGGCGCCATCGATCTGACGACCGGGCACGTGCTCGACTGGGCGCCGTACGACTCCTGCCCGGTGTACTCGCTGGCGGTGGTCGGCTCGCGGCTGTTGGTCGGCCGGTGCGAGCTGCGCGCCTACGACGCGGCGACGCGCGCCCCCATCGCCGCGAGCGCCCTGCCCACGGGCGGGGTCTTCGCGATCGAACCCGACGGCGCCGGCGGCGTCTGGCTCGGTGGAACGATCGCCGGCGGGCTCCAGCACCTGGACGCGAACCTCGCCGCCCTGCCCGCGCCGGCGGTCAACGGCCGGGTCGAGTCGCTGGCGCTCGACGGCTCGCAGCTGTTCCTCGGCGGCACCTTCTCGACGATCGCGGGCGAGCCGCGCTGGAAGCTCGGCTCGATCGACGTGACCACGAACCAGCCGACCGCGTTCCGTCCCGAGCCGAACGTCGGCCCGTCCTTCCTGCTCGCCCTGGGCGGCGACCGCCTGCTGGCGAGCGGCACCTTCAGCTTCATGACGCAGGGCGCGACGAACCACTTCGCGCGCTTCGGCCCCACCGGCGAAGTGCCACCGACGGTCACGCCGGGGCCGGGGACGCCCACGGACCCGGGCCCGGCCACGGACCCAGGCGGTGGATCGAACCCAGGCGGCGCCACCGGCCCGGGCGGCGCGTCAGACCCCGACGGCTCGTCGGCCCCGGGCGGCGCGACGGCCCCCAGCGGCTCGTCGGACCCGGGCGGCGCGTCACCCAGCCCGGGCGGCTCGCCCGCGCCCGGTACACGCGCCCCGAGCGGCGGCTCGGCCACGCCCGCGCCACGGGTCGCGACCCGCGCGCCCGTCACCGTCACCCGGCTGCGCGACGGCCGCGTGCGGCTGCGCTCGGACGCCGCGCGCACGGTCGTCGTGCGCGTGCGGGACGCGAAGACCCGGCGCGTGCTCGCCCGCCGCACGGTCAAACTGGCCAAGGGGACGCGGACGGTGCGCGTCGGCAAGGCGCGGACGCGCGTCTACGTCGAGGCCACCTGGCACGGCGGGCGCGCGGTCGCCCGCTAA